The following are encoded in a window of Roseivirga misakiensis genomic DNA:
- a CDS encoding T9SS type B sorting domain-containing protein, with protein MNKFFYIQGIAGRIQFICMLTLFCGLSAVGQTTTVGKEFWLGFTENDFIPGHSLEIWINAEERANVTILNPGGSFLNQKVVEPGRNSLVILPSELMSTLAGKNDFGIHVTSDTDISVYAMNKRSSSIDATAVLPIQSLDTEYYTIAHVKTDTISNDAGESNIVIVATENDTEIIVVPSVDTSEGWIGGETQTINLNAGETYHIKSEDDLTGTFIRSIIGSDRICKKIAVFSGNKSTNVGDCGPTKDHLMEQMPPISAWGQEFLFVPLQGRSGGDLVKIVASTDGTRVNIEGIGNIDLDAGEYYFEETLDGIRSITSNEPISIGHFSRSQGCDDMPSDPFMILLAPTEQGINAVNFSALPTFRSTTHYMTLVAPSADLRNITFDGVDITSEFTVQGNAAYATLQFQQGNHRLTAENGVLPYIYAFGDEESFGYLAGASLSDLDLAQIAESLEIEVDNQICVGLPTNFNALFDILPGEDPVFDTFQWDFGDGTLGLTQNAVHTFDQAGEYEVALTASSGRSLCSNAVTVVKTITVRELAINEFVGPLSVCPEVTDIVYSVDGPPGNTYEWFIEGGVITSGGNTGRITVDWGVANDSAFIKVLPVNLDQCNTDTLSFDVKINTALEPALPMSNRNDPNGICFGDFDNVQYSVALTAGSEYEWFVDAHGEILGSNQGNSVNVRWNGPGVGRIWYREYNPSISNCEGFSEPLVVTINEPIVAVPTITDVLCHGEASGTITLDISGGQPGDYTVTWDNGMSGASISNLAEGTYVATITDEIGCELVQAFEVNQPEVMEIVDAQGSSTLCFQENTGTAEIMVVGGVPFPDGEYRYLWEGNGAIRTTNTRQITGLRGGNYRVTAMDANNCEVVTNVTINEPPRLEADLETLLNPAVCPQATNGTAFVGAKGGTPDYQFFWSNNPGVDDQNASNLSKGSYSLRIVDANGCEATFNLDVAERFPKVVIPNAFSPNNDGVNDTFNAVTDCDLPYSMQVYNKWGTIVFSSNDITVGWDGRFEGQEAQTGMYSYIIFYSVTINDQTFEESYRGSFKLIR; from the coding sequence GTGAATAAATTCTTTTACATACAGGGTATTGCTGGTAGGATACAATTCATATGTATGCTGACCTTGTTCTGCGGCCTATCTGCTGTCGGACAAACCACTACTGTAGGAAAGGAGTTCTGGTTAGGTTTTACGGAAAATGACTTTATTCCTGGGCACTCTCTAGAAATCTGGATTAATGCCGAAGAAAGAGCCAATGTTACGATACTCAATCCTGGTGGAAGTTTTCTGAATCAAAAGGTAGTTGAACCCGGTCGGAATAGTTTGGTGATTTTGCCAAGTGAGTTGATGTCCACTTTAGCGGGAAAAAATGACTTTGGCATTCATGTGACCTCGGACACAGACATAAGCGTTTATGCCATGAATAAACGTTCGTCCAGCATAGATGCTACGGCTGTATTACCCATCCAATCCCTAGATACTGAATACTACACCATAGCCCATGTGAAAACAGATACCATCAGCAATGATGCGGGAGAGTCAAATATTGTGATCGTGGCGACGGAAAACGATACAGAGATCATTGTAGTGCCTTCGGTTGATACATCGGAAGGTTGGATTGGTGGTGAAACCCAAACAATCAATTTAAATGCAGGAGAGACTTACCATATTAAGTCTGAAGACGATCTCACGGGGACTTTTATTCGGTCAATCATTGGATCGGATAGAATCTGTAAAAAAATAGCTGTTTTTTCAGGAAACAAATCCACTAACGTGGGCGATTGTGGCCCGACCAAGGATCACTTGATGGAGCAAATGCCGCCAATATCGGCATGGGGCCAAGAGTTTCTTTTTGTGCCTCTACAAGGAAGAAGTGGAGGCGATTTGGTTAAAATAGTGGCCAGCACGGATGGTACTCGAGTGAATATTGAAGGCATTGGTAATATCGATTTAGATGCGGGCGAATATTACTTTGAAGAGACCCTAGATGGCATACGATCTATCACATCCAATGAGCCAATTAGCATTGGCCATTTTAGCAGGAGTCAGGGGTGTGACGACATGCCGTCAGATCCATTTATGATTTTGCTCGCGCCGACCGAACAAGGCATAAATGCCGTGAATTTTAGTGCTTTACCAACTTTTAGATCTACTACACACTACATGACCTTGGTCGCACCAAGTGCAGATTTAAGAAACATCACCTTTGATGGCGTGGACATCACCAGTGAATTTACAGTACAAGGCAATGCCGCCTATGCTACCCTTCAATTTCAACAGGGCAACCATCGATTAACAGCTGAAAATGGGGTTTTGCCGTACATCTACGCCTTTGGCGATGAGGAGTCGTTTGGATATTTGGCTGGCGCAAGCCTGAGCGATCTTGATTTAGCCCAAATTGCCGAGAGCTTGGAAATAGAAGTCGATAACCAAATCTGTGTAGGGCTACCGACTAACTTCAATGCCTTATTTGATATACTTCCCGGAGAAGATCCAGTTTTTGACACTTTTCAGTGGGATTTTGGAGATGGCACGCTCGGTTTAACCCAAAACGCTGTGCATACCTTCGATCAGGCAGGCGAATACGAAGTAGCTTTAACAGCATCCAGTGGCAGAAGTCTATGTAGCAATGCGGTCACGGTTGTGAAAACAATAACTGTTAGAGAACTAGCGATTAATGAGTTTGTAGGGCCATTATCAGTTTGTCCAGAAGTGACAGATATCGTTTATAGTGTTGATGGGCCACCAGGAAACACATACGAATGGTTTATAGAAGGAGGAGTGATTACTTCAGGAGGTAATACTGGGCGAATCACGGTAGATTGGGGAGTAGCCAACGACAGCGCTTTTATCAAAGTGTTACCCGTGAATCTGGACCAGTGCAATACGGACACGCTGTCATTCGATGTTAAAATCAATACTGCATTAGAGCCTGCATTACCGATGAGTAATCGCAACGATCCTAACGGTATCTGTTTTGGTGATTTCGATAATGTCCAGTATTCGGTGGCTCTGACTGCCGGTTCTGAATATGAGTGGTTTGTCGATGCTCACGGTGAAATTTTGGGTAGCAACCAAGGAAATTCAGTAAATGTACGTTGGAATGGCCCCGGAGTAGGTCGCATTTGGTACCGAGAGTATAACCCTTCGATTTCTAATTGTGAAGGATTTTCCGAACCCTTAGTCGTTACGATTAATGAACCTATTGTAGCGGTACCGACCATAACGGATGTCCTTTGTCATGGCGAGGCCAGTGGTACCATAACGCTTGATATTTCTGGAGGTCAGCCGGGCGATTATACCGTAACCTGGGATAATGGAATGAGTGGTGCCTCCATTAGTAATTTAGCCGAGGGAACTTATGTCGCGACGATCACGGATGAAATCGGGTGTGAATTGGTGCAGGCATTTGAAGTAAACCAACCAGAGGTCATGGAAATAGTAGATGCGCAAGGTAGTTCCACACTTTGCTTCCAAGAAAACACTGGTACTGCCGAAATCATGGTGGTCGGTGGCGTGCCTTTTCCAGATGGCGAGTACAGATATTTATGGGAAGGTAATGGTGCTATCAGAACTACAAATACTCGTCAAATAACAGGGCTTCGCGGTGGTAATTATCGAGTGACTGCCATGGATGCCAATAACTGTGAGGTTGTTACCAATGTGACTATTAATGAGCCACCAAGGTTAGAAGCAGATTTGGAAACCCTCCTGAATCCTGCCGTTTGCCCTCAAGCAACTAACGGAACCGCCTTTGTAGGCGCTAAAGGTGGAACGCCAGACTACCAGTTTTTCTGGAGCAACAACCCTGGAGTAGATGACCAAAATGCCTCCAATTTGAGTAAGGGAAGTTATTCACTGCGTATAGTGGATGCCAATGGGTGCGAAGCGACATTTAACTTAGACGTGGCGGAAAGGTTTCCAAAGGTAGTGATACCAAACGCCTTTAGTCCGAATAATGACGGTGTTAACGATACTTTTAATGCGGTCACCGACTGTGACCTGCCATATTCGATGCAGGTATATAATAAATGGGGAACGATTGTCTTTTCCAGCAATGACATCACGGTTGGTTGGGATGGCCGATTTGAAGGGCAAGAGGCACAGACAGGCATGTACTCTTATATCATTTTCTACTCGGTTACCATCAATGATCAGACATTTGAAGAATCCTATCGTGGTTCTTTCAAGTTAATCCGATAA